One stretch of Streptomyces sp. MMBL 11-1 DNA includes these proteins:
- a CDS encoding endonuclease/exonuclease/phosphatase family protein: MTDTVVEARREAGRRRAGGRGRRWGLLGCGAALTAPAALLVVRLTGLDAETPLAMPMVLFPWTTVIGVLVLLLITAVPALRSRWALAGAAALVIAHTALLAPRFLADGQQVPTAAVELRVATINTNGGAADARAVVKLVRTERIDVLAVQQMPSGGVEALDRSGLGALLPYQELHPEDDSSLYSRLPLTAAGTTHGDTAWPQTFAEVTVDGRRVRFVAVHTYYPLGSPQRWSRDMAALTSLAQRAGPDTVFLGDFNASLDHTPMRDLLAAGLTDTHAELGRGWAPTWPVGHALLPPVVQLDHVLHGPGLAGVSVSERSVPGTDHRAVVAVLALLPENGQEPSR; the protein is encoded by the coding sequence CGGCCGCGGGCGGCGATGGGGGTTGCTGGGCTGCGGGGCCGCGCTCACCGCGCCCGCCGCTCTGCTCGTCGTCCGGCTGACAGGACTCGACGCCGAAACGCCGCTGGCGATGCCGATGGTGCTCTTTCCCTGGACGACCGTCATCGGTGTGCTGGTGCTGCTGCTGATCACCGCTGTTCCGGCGCTGCGGTCCCGGTGGGCCCTGGCCGGCGCGGCAGCTCTGGTGATCGCTCACACGGCGCTGCTGGCACCACGGTTCCTGGCTGATGGCCAGCAGGTGCCGACGGCCGCGGTTGAACTGCGGGTGGCTACCATCAACACCAACGGAGGAGCCGCCGACGCCCGGGCGGTGGTGAAACTGGTCCGCACGGAGCGGATCGATGTTCTGGCTGTGCAGCAAATGCCTTCGGGCGGAGTGGAAGCCCTCGACCGGTCGGGCCTGGGCGCGTTGCTGCCGTACCAGGAACTCCACCCCGAGGACGACTCCTCGCTCTACTCACGGCTCCCGCTCACCGCCGCCGGCACGACGCATGGCGATACCGCCTGGCCCCAGACCTTCGCCGAGGTCACGGTCGACGGTCGCCGTGTGCGGTTCGTGGCGGTTCACACCTACTACCCCCTCGGAAGCCCGCAGCGGTGGTCCCGGGACATGGCCGCGCTGACCTCTCTGGCACAGCGCGCCGGTCCGGACACCGTGTTCCTGGGTGATTTCAACGCTTCCCTCGACCACACCCCGATGCGGGACCTGCTGGCGGCCGGCCTCACCGACACACATGCCGAGCTCGGCCGCGGGTGGGCTCCCACCTGGCCCGTCGGCCATGCCCTCCTCCCACCCGTGGTCCAGCTGGATCACGTCCTGCACGGTCCCGGCCTGGCAGGCGTCTCCGTCAGCGAGCGCTCCGTGCCGGGAACCGATCATCGAGCGGTCGTCGCGGTGCTCGCGCTGCTGCCGGAGAACGGCCAGGAGCCGAGCCGATGA
- a CDS encoding discoidin domain-containing protein: MSTVISPAVPVPRGPGRRPPTPVARGLVGAVVTALAAALLAVVPATRAEAAPVLLSQGKPVTASSEENYGTPATAAVDGNATTRWSSAASDPQWIRVDLGATTKLSQVVLDWEAAYGKSYRVELSANGSDWSTAYQTTSGDGGNDTLGISGEARYVRVIGTERGTQYGFSLWEFKVYGESGGTGGPQLPGGGDLGPNVHVFDPSTPNIQAKLDEVFDEQEASHFGNGRHQFLFKPGTYNNLNAEIGFYTSISGLGLKPDDTTINGDVTVDAGWFNGNATQNFWRSAENLAVNPVSGTNRWAVSQAASFRRMHVKGGLNLAPNGYGWASGGYIADTKIDGQVGNYSQQQWYTRESSIGGWSNSVWNQTFSGVEGAPANSFPEPRYTTLQTTPISREKPFLYLDGDTYKVFVPEKRTNARGVSWNGTPQGTSIGLDKFYVVKAGATAATINQALSQGLNLLFTPGIYHVDQTINVNRADTVVLGLGLATIIPDNGVTAMKVADVDGVKLAGFLIDAGTVNSPTLLELGPQNSSADHSANPTSIQDVYVRIGGAGAGKATTSIAVHSDDVIIDHTWVWRADHGEGVGWETNRADYGVRVYGDDVLATGLFVEHFNKYDVEWYGERGRTIFYQNEKAYDAPNQAAIQNGDTKGFAAYRVDDSVDVHEGWGMGSYCNYNVDSTIRQDHGFKAPVKPGVKFHSLLVVSLGGMGHYNHVINNTGASTVPAGTTTVPSTLVSFP, from the coding sequence ATGTCCACAGTCATATCCCCAGCGGTACCGGTGCCACGCGGCCCCGGCCGTCGCCCCCCGACGCCGGTGGCCCGCGGCCTCGTGGGGGCCGTGGTCACGGCCCTGGCCGCCGCCCTTCTCGCCGTCGTCCCCGCCACGCGGGCCGAGGCCGCACCCGTGTTGCTGTCCCAGGGCAAGCCGGTCACCGCGTCCAGCGAGGAGAACTACGGCACCCCGGCCACCGCGGCCGTCGACGGAAACGCCACCACCCGGTGGTCCAGTGCCGCGTCCGACCCGCAGTGGATACGCGTCGACCTCGGCGCGACCACGAAGCTGAGCCAGGTCGTCCTGGACTGGGAGGCGGCCTACGGCAAGAGCTACCGCGTCGAGCTTTCGGCCAACGGCTCCGACTGGTCGACCGCCTACCAAACCACCAGCGGCGACGGCGGCAACGACACCCTGGGCATCAGTGGTGAAGCCCGCTACGTCCGGGTGATCGGCACCGAACGCGGCACCCAGTACGGGTTCTCCCTCTGGGAGTTCAAGGTCTACGGCGAGTCCGGCGGCACCGGCGGCCCGCAGCTGCCCGGCGGCGGCGACCTCGGCCCGAACGTGCACGTCTTCGACCCCTCCACGCCCAACATCCAGGCCAAGCTGGACGAGGTGTTCGACGAGCAGGAGGCCTCGCACTTCGGCAACGGGCGGCACCAGTTCCTCTTCAAGCCCGGCACCTACAACAACCTGAACGCCGAGATCGGGTTCTACACCTCGATCTCCGGCCTCGGCCTCAAGCCCGACGACACCACCATCAACGGTGACGTGACCGTCGACGCGGGCTGGTTCAACGGCAACGCGACGCAGAACTTCTGGCGTTCGGCCGAGAACCTGGCCGTCAACCCGGTCAGCGGCACCAACCGCTGGGCCGTCTCGCAGGCCGCGTCCTTCCGCCGCATGCACGTGAAGGGCGGCCTCAACCTGGCACCGAACGGCTACGGCTGGGCCAGCGGCGGGTACATCGCCGACACGAAGATCGACGGCCAGGTCGGCAACTACTCGCAGCAGCAGTGGTACACCCGCGAGAGCTCGATCGGCGGCTGGTCCAACTCGGTCTGGAACCAGACGTTCTCGGGCGTCGAGGGCGCACCAGCCAACTCGTTCCCGGAGCCCCGCTACACCACGCTGCAGACCACGCCGATCTCCCGTGAGAAGCCGTTCCTGTACCTGGACGGCGACACGTACAAGGTCTTCGTTCCCGAGAAGCGCACCAACGCCCGCGGCGTCTCCTGGAACGGCACCCCGCAGGGCACGTCGATCGGCCTGGACAAGTTCTACGTGGTCAAGGCCGGCGCCACCGCCGCCACGATCAACCAGGCGCTGTCCCAGGGCCTCAACCTCCTCTTCACGCCCGGCATCTACCACGTCGACCAGACCATCAACGTGAACCGCGCGGACACGGTCGTTCTCGGCCTCGGCCTAGCGACGATCATCCCGGACAACGGGGTGACCGCGATGAAGGTCGCCGACGTCGACGGCGTCAAGCTGGCCGGCTTCCTGATCGACGCCGGCACGGTCAACTCCCCGACCCTGCTGGAGCTCGGCCCGCAGAACTCCTCCGCCGACCACTCCGCCAACCCGACCTCCATCCAGGACGTCTACGTCCGCATCGGGGGCGCGGGCGCGGGCAAGGCGACCACCTCCATCGCCGTCCACAGCGACGACGTGATCATCGACCACACCTGGGTGTGGCGCGCCGACCACGGTGAGGGCGTCGGCTGGGAGACCAACCGCGCCGACTACGGGGTCCGGGTGTACGGAGACGACGTGCTCGCCACCGGCCTGTTCGTGGAGCACTTCAACAAGTACGACGTCGAGTGGTACGGCGAGCGCGGCCGGACGATCTTCTACCAGAACGAGAAGGCGTACGACGCGCCCAACCAGGCAGCCATCCAGAACGGCGACACGAAGGGCTTCGCCGCCTACCGGGTCGACGATTCGGTCGACGTCCACGAGGGCTGGGGGATGGGCAGTTACTGCAACTACAACGTCGACTCGACCATCCGCCAGGACCACGGCTTCAAGGCCCCGGTGAAGCCGGGCGTGAAGTTCCACAGCCTGCTGGTGGTGTCGCTCGGCGGAATGGGCCATTACAACCACGTCATCAACAACACCGGAGCCTCCACGGTCCCGGCCGGCACCACGACCGTGCCGTCCACCCTGGTCTCCTTCCCCTGA
- a CDS encoding GntR family transcriptional regulator, with amino-acid sequence MTFAPAPIPSRTQYVLEAIKHAILTARLRPGQALVETELAAQFGVSKTPVREALKTLAGTGLVVMSQYKGATVRLVDATMAREVYDVRLLLEPEALRRSITRGASLEAAQEALERADSAADTADRSLANRDFHRALYLPCGNPLLSRMLDEVRDQAALVSTVAWSAIPSWEREAAEHREILRLALADDAEAAAGALHHHIASFVRRAFPDDEDGGDAA; translated from the coding sequence ATGACCTTCGCCCCTGCCCCGATCCCGTCCCGGACCCAGTACGTGCTGGAGGCCATCAAGCACGCCATCCTCACCGCGCGGCTGAGACCGGGACAGGCGCTGGTGGAGACCGAACTCGCCGCCCAGTTCGGGGTGTCGAAGACCCCCGTCCGCGAGGCGCTCAAGACGCTCGCGGGCACGGGACTCGTGGTGATGAGCCAGTACAAGGGCGCCACCGTACGGCTCGTCGACGCGACCATGGCCAGGGAGGTGTACGACGTACGCCTCCTGCTGGAACCGGAGGCGCTGCGCCGCTCCATCACCCGGGGCGCCTCGCTGGAGGCGGCCCAGGAGGCCCTGGAGCGGGCCGACTCGGCGGCCGACACAGCGGACAGGTCGCTGGCCAACCGGGACTTCCACCGGGCCCTGTACCTGCCCTGCGGCAACCCGCTGCTCTCCCGGATGCTCGACGAGGTCCGCGACCAGGCGGCGCTCGTGTCGACCGTGGCCTGGTCGGCCATCCCCTCCTGGGAGCGCGAGGCGGCCGAGCACCGCGAGATCCTGCGGCTCGCGCTCGCCGATGACGCGGAGGCCGCCGCCGGGGCTCTGCACCACCACATCGCGTCGTTCGTACGCCGCGCCTTCCCCGACGACGAAGACGGGGGTGACGCCGCGTGA
- a CDS encoding discoidin domain-containing protein, producing MLSLRRPALTLTLGALFASSLTFVAVPAEARAADPLISQGKPATASSNEGAGLSAAQAVDGDLTGTRWSSQWSDPQWIRIDLGKRSDLSRAVLTWEGAYGKAYEIQASDNGTDWTTLKKVTDGDGGTDDLALTGSGRYVRMLGTARPGGYGYSLWEFQVYGSQGTTGPPPGGAVKVTGGQGTWQLTVGGQPYTVKGLTWGPSMADAPTYMPDLKSMGVNTLRTWGTDAGTEPLLDAAAAHGLRVMNGFWLQPGGGPGSGGCADYVTDTVYKSTMLTEIAKWVETYKNHPATLMWNVGNESVLGLQNCYSGAELEAQRNAYTTFVNDVAKKIHSIDADHPVTSTDAWTGAWPYYKRNAPDLDLYSMNAYGDTCGVQQDWEEGGYTKPYIITESGPAGEWEVPDDANGVPDEPTDVQKRDGYTKAWDCITGHQGVALGATLFHYGLEHDFGGVWFNLIPDGLKRLSYYAVKKAYTGSNAGDNLPPVITDMTVTPAGSAPAGQEFTVRADIRDPEGDQLTNKIFLSGNYAGGDKRLVPAQFRSTGNGTFAVTAPEKLGVWKVYIRSEDGKGNAGMETKSVKVVAPPVTGTNVALGKATTASSSQASYGDCPCPPERATDGRTDTRWASDWSDPQWISVDLGARVPVRTLQLVWDPAYAKSYEVQVSDDGTAWRTVHTTTTGNGDIDTIALTETARHVRLQLTARGTGWGYSLYEFGVYS from the coding sequence ATGCTGTCCCTGCGCAGACCCGCTCTTACCCTGACCCTCGGAGCGCTGTTCGCCTCGTCCCTCACGTTCGTCGCCGTGCCGGCCGAGGCGCGTGCCGCTGATCCCTTGATCTCCCAGGGCAAGCCCGCCACCGCCTCCTCGAACGAGGGCGCCGGTCTCTCCGCCGCGCAGGCGGTCGATGGCGACCTCACCGGCACCCGCTGGTCCAGCCAGTGGTCCGACCCGCAGTGGATCCGGATCGACCTCGGCAAGAGGTCCGACCTGAGCCGGGCCGTACTGACCTGGGAGGGCGCCTACGGCAAGGCCTACGAGATCCAGGCCAGCGACAACGGCACCGACTGGACCACCCTGAAGAAGGTCACCGACGGCGACGGCGGCACCGACGACCTCGCCCTCACCGGCTCGGGCCGCTACGTCCGGATGCTCGGTACCGCGCGCCCCGGCGGTTACGGCTACTCCTTGTGGGAGTTCCAGGTCTACGGCTCCCAGGGCACCACCGGCCCGCCGCCCGGCGGGGCCGTCAAGGTCACCGGCGGCCAGGGCACGTGGCAGCTCACCGTCGGAGGACAGCCGTACACCGTCAAGGGCCTGACCTGGGGTCCGTCCATGGCGGACGCTCCGACGTACATGCCCGACCTGAAGTCGATGGGCGTCAACACCCTCCGCACCTGGGGCACGGACGCCGGGACCGAGCCGCTTCTCGACGCGGCCGCCGCGCACGGCCTGCGGGTCATGAACGGCTTCTGGCTCCAGCCCGGCGGCGGCCCCGGCAGCGGTGGCTGCGCCGACTACGTCACCGACACCGTGTACAAGTCGACCATGCTCACCGAGATCGCCAAGTGGGTCGAGACCTACAAGAACCACCCCGCGACCCTCATGTGGAACGTCGGCAACGAGTCCGTCCTCGGCCTCCAGAACTGCTACAGCGGTGCCGAGCTGGAAGCCCAGCGCAACGCCTACACGACGTTCGTCAACGACGTGGCCAAGAAGATCCACTCCATCGACGCCGACCACCCGGTGACCTCCACCGACGCGTGGACCGGCGCCTGGCCGTACTACAAGCGCAACGCCCCCGACCTCGACCTGTACTCGATGAACGCCTACGGCGACACGTGCGGGGTCCAGCAGGACTGGGAGGAGGGGGGCTACACCAAGCCCTACATCATCACCGAGAGCGGCCCCGCGGGTGAGTGGGAGGTTCCCGACGACGCCAACGGCGTCCCCGACGAGCCGACCGACGTGCAGAAGCGCGACGGCTACACCAAGGCCTGGGACTGCATCACCGGCCACCAGGGTGTGGCCCTGGGCGCGACCCTCTTCCACTACGGACTGGAGCACGATTTCGGCGGGGTGTGGTTCAACCTGATCCCCGACGGCCTGAAGCGGCTGTCGTACTACGCGGTGAAGAAGGCGTACACGGGCTCCAACGCCGGTGACAACCTGCCGCCGGTCATCACCGACATGACGGTGACGCCGGCCGGGTCCGCCCCGGCGGGCCAGGAGTTCACCGTCCGCGCGGACATCCGCGACCCCGAGGGCGACCAGCTCACCAACAAGATCTTCCTCAGCGGCAACTACGCCGGCGGCGACAAGCGGCTCGTCCCGGCGCAGTTCAGGTCCACGGGCAACGGCACGTTCGCGGTCACCGCTCCCGAGAAGCTCGGCGTGTGGAAGGTCTACATCCGGTCCGAGGACGGAAAGGGCAACGCCGGCATGGAGACGAAGTCGGTCAAGGTCGTCGCCCCGCCGGTGACCGGCACCAATGTCGCCTTGGGCAAGGCCACCACGGCCTCCAGCTCCCAGGCCTCGTACGGCGACTGCCCCTGCCCGCCGGAGCGCGCCACGGACGGCAGGACCGACACCCGCTGGGCCAGCGACTGGAGCGACCCCCAGTGGATATCGGTGGACCTCGGCGCACGGGTGCCCGTACGCACCCTGCAGCTGGTGTGGGACCCGGCCTACGCCAAGTCCTACGAGGTCCAGGTCTCGGACGACGGCACTGCCTGGCGCACGGTCCACACCACGACGACCGGCAACGGTGACATCGACACCATCGCCCTGACCGAGACGGCTCGCCATGTGCGGCTCCAGCTCACCGCCCGCGGCACGGGCTGGGGCTACTCGCTGTACGAGTTCGGCGTCTACAGCTGA